In Gemmobacter sp. 24YEA27, a genomic segment contains:
- a CDS encoding D-amino acid dehydrogenase, with amino-acid sequence MRMKVIVLGGGVVGITSAWYLAKAGHEVTVIDREDGPALETSFANAGEVSFGYCSPWAAPGIPLKAIKWVMMEHAPLILKLKIDTAMIGWLFKLLGNCTASRYAINKSRMLRIADYSRESFAQIRQETGIQYDHGMKGTLQLFRTEAQLEASAKDVKALKADGIPCELLDPEGCIAVEPGLAHVKDRIVGGLRTPLDETGDCFKFTTALAALLVEKGVTFRWGETIEHIVTEGGRATGVRTDKGLVTADAVVVCLGSYSPQILKPMGIRLPVYPVKGYSLTIPIADPARAPESTIMDETYKIAITRLGDRIRVGGMAEISGYNDRLDAKRRRTLEHSVMDLFPGGDPKQASFWTGLRPMTPDGTPVIGGTKVQGLFLNTGHGTLGWTMSCGSGRVLADLVSGRAPEIDTKDLAISRYA; translated from the coding sequence ATCAGAATGAAAGTCATCGTTCTTGGCGGTGGGGTCGTGGGCATCACCTCGGCCTGGTATCTGGCCAAGGCCGGCCATGAGGTCACGGTGATCGACCGCGAGGACGGCCCGGCGCTGGAGACTTCTTTCGCCAATGCGGGTGAGGTGTCGTTTGGCTATTGCAGCCCTTGGGCCGCGCCGGGGATCCCCCTGAAAGCGATCAAATGGGTGATGATGGAACATGCCCCTCTGATCCTGAAGCTGAAGATCGACACGGCGATGATCGGCTGGCTGTTCAAACTGCTCGGGAACTGCACCGCCTCGCGCTATGCGATCAACAAGAGCCGGATGCTCAGGATTGCGGATTATTCGCGCGAGAGCTTTGCCCAGATCCGCCAGGAGACCGGAATTCAATATGATCACGGCATGAAGGGCACGCTGCAGCTGTTCCGCACCGAGGCGCAGCTGGAGGCCTCGGCCAAGGATGTGAAGGCGCTGAAGGCGGATGGCATCCCCTGCGAGCTGCTCGACCCGGAAGGCTGTATTGCAGTGGAGCCCGGCCTCGCCCATGTGAAAGACCGGATCGTGGGCGGGCTGCGCACGCCGCTTGACGAGACCGGGGATTGCTTCAAATTCACCACTGCGCTGGCGGCTTTGTTGGTGGAAAAGGGCGTGACCTTCCGCTGGGGCGAGACGATCGAGCATATCGTCACCGAGGGCGGGCGGGCGACCGGGGTCAGGACCGATAAGGGTCTGGTAACGGCAGATGCGGTGGTGGTTTGCCTCGGCTCTTACTCGCCGCAGATCCTGAAGCCGATGGGGATCAGGCTGCCGGTCTATCCGGTGAAGGGCTATTCGCTGACCATCCCGATCGCGGACCCGGCGCGGGCCCCGGAATCGACCATCATGGACGAGACCTACAAGATCGCGATCACGCGGCTGGGCGACCGGATCCGGGTCGGCGGTATGGCCGAAATCTCCGGCTATAATGACCGGCTTGATGCGAAACGGCGCCGGACGCTCGAGCATTCCGTGATGGATCTCTTCCCGGGTGGCGATCCGAAACAGGCCTCGTTCTGGACCGGGCTCCGCCCGATGACACCGGATGGCACACCGGTGATCGGGGGAACAAAAGTTCAGGGGCTGTTCCTCAATACCGGTCATGGGACGCTGGGCTGGACGATGAGCTGCGGCTCGGGTCGGGTGCTGGCGGATCTGGTTTCGGGGCGCGCGCCGGAGATCGACACGAAGGATCTCGCGATCAGCCGCTACGCCTGA